One window of Carassius auratus strain Wakin chromosome 17, ASM336829v1, whole genome shotgun sequence genomic DNA carries:
- the ap4s1 gene encoding AP-4 complex subunit sigma-1, translated as MIKFLLMVNKQGQTRLSKYYEQVELGKRAALEADVVRGCLARRKEECSFVEYKDYKLVYRQYAALLIVVGVTENENELSIYELVHNFVEVLDKYFSRVSELDIMFNLDKVHIILDEMILNGHIVETNKNRILAPLLALDKMTES; from the exons ATGATCAAGTTCCTACTTATGGTCAACAAACAGGGGCAGACTCGCCTGTCCAAGTATTATGAACAAGTGGAGCTTGGGAAGAGAGCAGCTCTGGAAGCTGATGTGGTCCGGGGATGCCTCGCGCGGAGGAAGGAAGAG TGTTCATTTGTGGAGTACAAGGACTACAAACTGGTGTATCGACAATACGCAGCACTTCTCATAGTTGTTGGCGTCACTGAAAATGAG AATGAACTCTCAATCTATGAGCTTGTGCATAACTTTGTGGAAGTGTTGGACAAGTATTTCAGTCGTGTG AGTGAGCTGGAT ATCATGTTCAATTTAGATAAAGTACACATTATTCTTGATGAAATGATCCTGAATGGACACATTGTGGAGACGAATAAGAACCGGATACTGGCACCACTACTGGCCCTGGACAAGATGACTGAAAGCTGA